DNA sequence from the Verrucomicrobiia bacterium genome:
GACAGCGCAACCATGAAGTCGTTGTTGTCTCCGGCGTACAGTGCCGTGCCGAGGCTGATCTGCCGGACGTTGTTCATGCAAGCGATGGCTTTTGCCTTGGCCTTCGCTTTGGCCAGGGCGGGCAGGAGCATGGCTGCCAGAATGGCGATGATCGCAATGACCACCAGCAGTTCGATCAACGTAAAACCCGACCTCCGCGCCCGAGCCCCAGTCGCTTTTAAGAGTTCCATCGTATTCATAAATTCCGAGCAAAGTTGCGAAACGCGGAACCGTCACCCCGCGTGGAGTGACGGTCCGCTTTCAGCCTTACAAACCAAGCAACCGATAAAAGCGGGCATCGCCCGGGACCAACTCCTCCGTGTACGGCGACGTCGGAGCCGGCGTGATGGCCTCCCACGGACCTTCCACTGAAGGCGCCCACTCGAGTTGTCCGTTACCAGTCCACGTCAAGGTGACTTCGCCGTCCTCGGCAACCACCGATTGGAATACCATGGGCGCAGACACCGAGCTCAGTCCGGCAAATGTGCCCGGATCCCTCCGGTATAGCCGCACCGAGTCGTAATTCCACACAGCCGGCGCGGGAACGGCCGCCAGCAGAGGCCAGTTCAGCTGCGTTTTGATCAACTTGCTCCCGTCCGCATAGAACATCTGGGTGCCGAGCAACGCCTCCTCCGAAGTCGTGTCGATTGGCCCGGTTCCCGGTGCTGCAAATACTTTGACTGTGATCAACCCTGTGTTGGTGTCAGTGTTGAAGGTCAATCCGACATGCGTCACTTCTCCGGCCGTGAACGGATTGTCCATGGCGGCCAGGCCGTTTTCCAACCCTTGAGTGCTCGATGCCGTGTAGCTGTCGGGGGTTGTTCCAAACGCGTTGGCGGTGGGATTCCTCGCTTGAAGCAGGAACTGCAGGAAACCTGCGTTGTTGCCATTCAAGATGATCCGCATGGGTTCGCTGAACCCGAGGTCGAATCGAAATCCACTGATGTCGGTCGGGGAAGTCAGAGAGACTGGGCGCACGAAAATATCCATCGCGCCGTTCAGGTTGAGGTTGGTGCGGCCGTTGAAAACCAGCGGAGCCCCGATCATGGCATTCCACGATTGAGCGACGCTGACTGGAGTGAAGGGATTGACCCAGTTGTAGTTCACGCCTGTCCCGTTAAAGATGACCTCCTGATATTTTCCGCTCCCGGGAGCAAAAGGGTTCGCGTCCGAAAGGTAGTTGGTGCCATTCACCGTGTTGGCTCCCAGCGTCGCGCCGCCACCCAGGGTAACCACATTGTTCGTGCCGCCCGTTCCGTTGCCCGGCCCATTGTAATCGGCCTGAAAAATCAAGGCCGAAGGCGGCGGGGTTCCTTCCAAGGCCGTGAATGTCTCCGGGACGCTGTCGTAGATCCGGGAGGTTTCGTAATCGATGTCAAACGGACCTGCCGGGCCATGGCCCATGCCGTAGTTCCAAGGGACATTTACGAACGCATTGCTGATCACCGCGGCGTTCAGCCGGAAGGATGCCCACGATACGGGCAATTGCCCGGGGTTGATCTCGTCGGTGCCGGCGATGACAAACAGTTTTGCAGTGGTGAGTCCTGTTGGGTCAGTGGTCAGCGTGAACGCCACATGATAAGGGACGCCGGCAACGATGGAACCGCCTCCGAGTGTGACGCGTCTCAAGCTGTCGGACGAAGCGCCCGGTCCGCCGACAAAATCCGAAATGGCTGCCGGGCTGAAGTCGTCGTACTTGAGTGCGATCATTTCCATGATGATCTGCTTCTTGTTGTCGCCTCCCAGCCAAACGCGTAAACCGTCGCCCCCGCCTCCGCCCCAGACCACGCCGTCCATCGGACGAAAAGCGGAGGAGATCGTCGTTGCATCCACCGCGCTGTTGATCCGGAAGAATGCGTCAAAGGCGGCGTGCAAGGCGGTGTTGGTGGTTTCCCCCTGGCCCGGAATGTCCGCGCCCTGCCACGCAAGCCAGGAATTGGCATCCGAGGCAAATGTGAATTGTGCCGGGATATAAACTGTTCCCTCGCTGTTCAGCCTTTTCACATTCAAGTAACTGCCGCTGCTTGGAGTGAACGGATGACTGTTTGAGATGCCGCCCACAACAGTGGTGCCGTCGGCGATGATTGCGCCCGTGCCACCGATCGTCACCATGTCGGTGGGTCCGCCCGTGCCACCGTCGGGCCCGTTAAAATCCGACTGGAAGATGACGGCGGCGTTCAGGCTGGTGGCGGTCAACAGGAGTCCAACTATGGTGGCCAGCGACTGGCCAACCTTCAGGGGCGGAGAATGCAGGGTCGGAATTTTCATTGGCATTTTGGTTCGGGTTGGGGTTGGAAAACGGTGAACACTTTGCCCGCGGCGACCGCGTTTGTATTGTCCACTAAATAGGAGACAGTGCCCTCACGCTCCGTTCGCATCCTTTCAAACGCGGCGCCAGCCTACCGCCGCGCCAGCTTCAGCGCGGCATCCTCGCGGTACACGGGCGATTGAAGGACAAGCCGCCCACCGCGGTGGCGATGCGTCTCGCGCCGGTCGATCTTCCCAGTCAGCGGGTTGATCCATTCGCTGCGATACCTCCCTGCGGGAAGGTTAACCGCAATGGTGGCCTCATGGTCCTGCGGCTTCGCTGCTTCACGCGGTTTCTTCGGGCCGATGTAAATCGCATACGCCTTTCCCGTCTCCGCCAGCACGTGCGTGGTGTGATTGGTGTTCAGGCACACCACTTCGATCCCGTCCCATGGTTTCATTTTCACGAAGTCAAAGCCGTGGATGAAGTCCTTCAGGGTCTTGATTTGCCGCCTAAACCCCGTATTTCCGCCGCCGGGCTGGGTCCTGGGATAAACGAACGTCCCGCTTTCATGCCCAACGGCGAATGAGTAATCCAGGTTGTTATACAGCGCACCGCCCGCGAGGATGAACGCCCACGCCTCGACGCGATAGGGACGATCGTTCGTTCCGGCAAATCCGGTTTCATTATCGCCGATGACTTTGTCCAGGTGATAATTCAAGCCCACGGCTTCGGGAGGATGCGCGTAGTGGAAATTGAACACGGAGACAGCCGGGTGCGGCGTTTCAATTCTGGCTGCGCCATTCGCAATATTCTGGGTGATGAGATGTTTGTTCCGGAAGTCCTTCTCGGCATCCGTGATCACGTCGGCAATCCGGTGCTGCCATTCCATCGTCACCCCGGCGAAATACGGTTCGTTGCAGATTTCATACATCACGTTGTCGAACTCTTTGAGCTCGGCCACCACCTTGCGGACGAGTGCCTCGTGAACCGCGAGCAGCCCGCCATGTTTGTCCAGCGTGTAAACGTTCGTGTGCGTGACTGCGCCGATGCCATTGATGTTGTTGCTGATGTTCTGCGGGCTGAGTTCCCACTGCATCTCTTTGTAAAACGGGCAGAAGAATACGTATTCCACGACGATCCCGCGCCGACCGGCGTGGGCCATAAACGCCTTGAGCCGTTTGAAGTAGTTGGCGTCCCATTCTGTGAGATCGAACTTGTTCCCGCCTTTTGCATAACCTGGAACATTGGAGCGTGCCCACGGAGAGATAAAGCGGCCCGCCTCCGGCGCCAAGGTGTTGCGGGCGATGTTGAACGCTCCCTGCGGCTCAACGTATGCGCCCGAAAAAAGGCGCGTATTATTTAACCCGTCCTTCGCCAGCGCATCGAGGTACTTGCGATAATCAAAATCCAGGTTGATCACCGCGCCATAGTGCTCCGCAGACGTGACCAGCACGGTCGGTTTGCCGCGAAACTCAAAATAGTGCGGATTTTCCGGGTGCAACGCGATCGGCTTTCGGACTGCTCCCAAAACGCCGGGAGTGATTGCCAGCAGCACGCCGAGCATCAATGCCAGCCGAACCCCTGGCCGCCATTGGAATAGGGAGAATTTCTTTTTCATCACTGTGCGGGAATGAGGGTTATCCGCCTCAGTTCGAATCCTTTCCACTCCGATTTGTCTGGCTTGAGTTCCAGTGTGTAGTCGCCCGGGCGCGCAATCGAAATGGACCCTAGGTCAATGGTGCGCGCCGCCTTGGAACTTTCCTCTGGAACCGTCGCCACGGCATGGCTCGTATCCAGCAGCAACACCAGCTTTCCGGAACCGGATCCGATGATATCGGCCTGAATGTTGAAGGTCCCCGCCTGAGTTGCGCGGAATTCCCAAGTCACCCGCGACTGAGGATTATCCCAGTGTGTGATCTTCGCATCGGCGCCCGAACCTTCCACCTTCGCATTCGCGTGCATGCTGTTATGCAGATCGGAAATATCCGCGCCCAGCACAATGCGGCCGTCCGCCGCTGGAGCGGGAAGAATCCGCTCGATTTCGAGAGGCCCGGCAAAATTCACTTCAATTACGCTGGCAACGGCGTCAGGGGCTGTGGTTGGCAGGGACAAAACCACGCTGTCGCCTTCAACACTCGCTTTGATTTTTTGACGCGTGGCGAGAACGCGGGCCTGAGTCACTTTGCTCTTCAGGCCGGGAACGACGAGACGCCCATCGTTTGGCCAATGAAACACATGCAGGTAGAGCGTGCCGCCTTTGCTGGTGACCTTCTTGGTGCAACGCCCCCAGCTTAATTTGGCGAATGGATTGGCAGTCGTGCCATGGATGCTCGATCCGTTGACCTTCATCCACGCGCCGATCTCCTTGAGGCGCTGAATGCTTGGCGCGGGAATCTGGCCATCAGCCGTCGGGCCAACGTTGAGGAGGTAATTGCCGCCTTTGCTGACGATGTCCACGAGGTTGCGGAGCAGCGTCTCGGTGGATTTCCAGTTGTGATCGTAACTCTTGTAACCCCAGGTGTCGTTCATCGTCATGCAGGTTTCCCAATCACGATCCTTGAAGCCCGTGGCAGGAACGTGCTGCTCGGGAGTTTCCGTGTCGCCGCGATATCCGCCGCCGAGGCGGTTGTTCGTGATCAACCCCGGCCGCAGCGCGGTGAGTTCGTGAAGCCGCTTTGCCCGATTGGTCGTCATCCAGTCCGGAGTGTCCCACCACAGAATGTCCGGCTTGATTCGCGTCAGGATCTCGCGCGTTTGCGGCACGGCGATCTTCTCCAGGTATTCGTCAAAATTTCCCTTGTGCGCCTCATCCCAGCCTCCGCCTTCCCGGTGGCCGGATTTTGCGCCGCCGGGATGCGTCCAATCCTGAGCTTGGGAATAATACGTGCCGAACTTCAATCCCTGGCGGCGGGCCGCAGCTGCGAGCGGCCCGAGCAAATCCTTGCCGTACGGCGTGGCGTCGGCGATATCCCAGTCCGTCACGTCCGAAGGGAAAAGCGCGAACCCATCATGATGTTTCGCCGTGATGACGATGTATTTCATGCCGGCCTCCCTCGCCAGTTTGGCCCATGCCCTGGGATTATATTTCACCGGATTGAACTGCGTGGCATACGCGCGGTATTCAGCGACGGGAATTCTGCCGCGAAGCATGATCCATTCGCCAATGCCTGCGACGGGCTTATCCTGATAGGTTCCCGCCGGAACCGCATAGACGCCCCAATGAATGAACAGGCCAAACTTCGCCTCGCGCCACCATTCCATCCGCGCGTCGTTCTGTTCACGCATGTCCGCGCCGTGTGCAATGGCCGTCGCAGCGAGTCCCCACAGGATGAAATATCGGAACGGGGCCTGAAGATAAGAGAATAATGGGTTCATGTTTACAGCTGGTTGGATTGAGAAGAGATTCGCGAGCTTTGTCATTGGAATTGGCGCGCGGAAGTTTGCGACGTCTGCTAGCTCGCTGTCGTGTCGCCTGAATTCATCCATGCTCAGACCTTCCACGGACCACGATATTCGCGCGTCAACCACTTGAGGTCACCCCCGCCCGTGGCGAATGATAACTGTTCGGGATTCCAGCCAATCTCCTGATGGTGCCGATAGGCCAGGTTCAACAGGTGGCAACAAATTGCCGAACGCCCGCGGACTTGCGCGTTGGTGATGGGTTGTTGTCGCGACTTCACGCAGTTCAGGAAATCGCCCACATGGCTCTTGCTCACGTACAGGTTCACTTTCGAATCCTTGAGGAATTCCTGCGCGATTTTAACCTGCTGCGCCACACTGGTTTCCTCGTCAGGTTCTCCCCTGCACGAAGCGATTACTTTTCCTTCGCGCTCGAATATGAACTTTCCGCGGTTCACTCGCACCCGGCCTTCGCTGCCGGAAAAATCCACTCCGAAACCGTTCACGTGTTTCACCGAAATCCCTCCGGCATAAACCAGCTGCGCGCCTTCCTTGTCGCCCCTGCTCTTTGGCGGCAGAACCCGCACCGGCCCGCTTGCATCCATGCCCAGGCCCCATTGCGCGATATCGAGATGATGCGCGCCCCAATCTGCGACGATGCCGCCGCCAAACTCGGAATACAGACGCCAGCGAGGATAATGCTTATGCACTCCTCTGGGGCTCAGGATCGAGTTATAGGGCCGCATCGGAGCGGGCCCCACCCATCGATCCCAATCCAGCCCCGGCTCGATCGGTTCCTCTGGCAGATCGCAGGGAATGGGCGGCGGGCCGAAACTGCATTCCACGCTTTTCACGGTTCCGATCGCACCATTGCGAACCAGTTCGCACGCGACCCGAAATTCGCTGCTGGAGCGCTGCATGGAACCGGTCTGGAGCACGCGGCCGTTCCCGGTGACGGCTTTCATCACCTCAACGGCTTCGTGGATGTTGTGCGTGAGCGGTTTCTCGCAATACACGTCCTTGCCGGCACGCAAGGCAGCGAGCGTGATAATGGCATGCCAATGATCCGGAGTGGCAATACAGACGGCGTCGATGTCCTTGCGTGCGATGATTTCCTCGAAGTCCTTGTAAGCGGCACAACTCGCCGGCTGCATCGTCGCGCCTGCCCGTCCAGCATAGAATTCATCCACCCGCTGCCGGGCTTCCTCACGGCGGTTGGCATCCACATCGCACACCGCAACGACCTGGGTGTCATGCCTGAGAAACGAATTGAGCAGTGACCGCGCATGCGTTCCCATGCCAATGAATCCGATGGTCAATCGGGAGTTGGGTGGGGTTTCCGCAGCCCAAATGTTCGAAGACATCAGCCTGGGAAACACGAAAGCGCCCGCGCCTCCCATGACGGCGTGTCGAATGAAGCTGCGCCGGGTCCGATTTTTCATAGACAGGATAGTAGTTGCATTTTAGTCGGCCATGGAATGGCTCCGAAGCATTGAGCATTGAACCGCACCTGGATTCTCCATCTTGATATTATCCAGGTGAAACATCGTGCGTTGCGTGGCAGTGGAAATAAAACCCACCCAGCCAACACCAGCCCAACGCGAATCGCAGGTTAACCCTTTGAACTCACG
Encoded proteins:
- a CDS encoding alpha-L-fucosidase — encoded protein: MNPLFSYLQAPFRYFILWGLAATAIAHGADMREQNDARMEWWREAKFGLFIHWGVYAVPAGTYQDKPVAGIGEWIMLRGRIPVAEYRAYATQFNPVKYNPRAWAKLAREAGMKYIVITAKHHDGFALFPSDVTDWDIADATPYGKDLLGPLAAAARRQGLKFGTYYSQAQDWTHPGGAKSGHREGGGWDEAHKGNFDEYLEKIAVPQTREILTRIKPDILWWDTPDWMTTNRAKRLHELTALRPGLITNNRLGGGYRGDTETPEQHVPATGFKDRDWETCMTMNDTWGYKSYDHNWKSTETLLRNLVDIVSKGGNYLLNVGPTADGQIPAPSIQRLKEIGAWMKVNGSSIHGTTANPFAKLSWGRCTKKVTSKGGTLYLHVFHWPNDGRLVVPGLKSKVTQARVLATRQKIKASVEGDSVVLSLPTTAPDAVASVIEVNFAGPLEIERILPAPAADGRIVLGADISDLHNSMHANAKVEGSGADAKITHWDNPQSRVTWEFRATQAGTFNIQADIIGSGSGKLVLLLDTSHAVATVPEESSKAARTIDLGSISIARPGDYTLELKPDKSEWKGFELRRITLIPAQ
- a CDS encoding Gfo/Idh/MocA family oxidoreductase translates to MKNRTRRSFIRHAVMGGAGAFVFPRLMSSNIWAAETPPNSRLTIGFIGMGTHARSLLNSFLRHDTQVVAVCDVDANRREEARQRVDEFYAGRAGATMQPASCAAYKDFEEIIARKDIDAVCIATPDHWHAIITLAALRAGKDVYCEKPLTHNIHEAVEVMKAVTGNGRVLQTGSMQRSSSEFRVACELVRNGAIGTVKSVECSFGPPPIPCDLPEEPIEPGLDWDRWVGPAPMRPYNSILSPRGVHKHYPRWRLYSEFGGGIVADWGAHHLDIAQWGLGMDASGPVRVLPPKSRGDKEGAQLVYAGGISVKHVNGFGVDFSGSEGRVRVNRGKFIFEREGKVIASCRGEPDEETSVAQQVKIAQEFLKDSKVNLYVSKSHVGDFLNCVKSRQQPITNAQVRGRSAICCHLLNLAYRHHQEIGWNPEQLSFATGGGDLKWLTREYRGPWKV